One genomic segment of Streptococcus salivarius includes these proteins:
- the def gene encoding peptide deformylase, with protein MDAQTKIIRASHMIDMNDIIREGNPTLRAVAEDVTFPLSDEDIILGEKMMQFLRNSQDPVIAEKMGLRGGVGLAAPQLDISKRIIAVLVPNPEDAEGNPPKEAYSLQEIMYNPKVVAHSVQDAALGDGEGCLSVDRDVPGYVVRHARVTVEYFNKEGEKQRVKLRGYNSIVVQHEIDHTNGIMFYDRINKDNPFAIKDGLLIIE; from the coding sequence ATGGATGCTCAAACCAAAATTATCCGCGCCAGCCATATGATTGATATGAATGATATCATTCGCGAAGGAAATCCAACCTTGCGTGCTGTCGCTGAAGATGTAACCTTCCCACTATCAGACGAAGACATTATCCTAGGCGAAAAAATGATGCAGTTTCTTCGTAACTCACAAGATCCTGTTATTGCCGAAAAAATGGGGCTTCGTGGGGGAGTCGGTCTTGCAGCCCCTCAATTAGATATTTCAAAACGCATTATCGCTGTTCTCGTTCCAAACCCTGAAGATGCTGAAGGTAATCCACCAAAAGAAGCATATAGCCTTCAAGAAATCATGTACAACCCTAAAGTAGTTGCCCATTCTGTTCAGGATGCTGCTTTGGGCGATGGCGAAGGATGCCTCTCAGTTGATCGCGACGTTCCTGGTTACGTGGTTCGTCATGCTCGTGTAACTGTTGAATACTTCAACAAAGAAGGCGAAAAGCAACGTGTTAAACTCCGTGGTTACAACTCAATCGTTGTTCAACACGAAATCGACCATACTAACGGTATCATGTTCTATGACCGCATCAATAAAGACAATCCATTCGCCATTAAAGATGGACTCTTAATTATCGAATAA
- a CDS encoding Crp/Fnr family transcriptional regulator codes for MRNHTIRPQLDQVFPPPYLNQLQKVTFQKNDYICTQGQAITELTYILSGKVKIVRSLFNGKEHILETLNQPQILGDVELMTNQPAGSSVIALEEVQAVQLPLNNKEELLKDPVFLYQIGRNLAMALHKQGITASTNASYSVKERLATHILKSEEENIFQLSPSILASRFGTSYRHVQRVIKQFIDQGIIEKEAFKTYRILERQTLEKLAFID; via the coding sequence ATGCGTAATCATACCATAAGACCTCAACTTGACCAGGTCTTTCCACCCCCCTACCTCAACCAATTACAGAAAGTCACCTTTCAAAAGAACGATTATATTTGTACCCAAGGGCAAGCTATCACTGAGCTGACCTACATTTTATCAGGAAAGGTAAAAATTGTTCGTTCTCTCTTCAATGGTAAAGAACATATCCTAGAAACGCTCAATCAGCCTCAGATATTGGGAGATGTAGAACTCATGACCAACCAACCAGCAGGATCATCAGTCATTGCTTTAGAAGAGGTTCAAGCAGTTCAGCTCCCATTAAATAATAAAGAAGAACTCCTCAAAGACCCTGTTTTTCTCTACCAAATTGGACGTAACCTGGCTATGGCACTGCATAAGCAAGGTATTACTGCTTCAACAAATGCGAGTTACTCTGTCAAAGAGCGTCTGGCCACCCATATTTTGAAAAGTGAAGAAGAGAATATCTTTCAATTATCACCATCCATTTTAGCTTCCCGTTTTGGAACTAGCTATCGTCATGTACAGCGAGTTATCAAACAATTTATCGATCAGGGAATTATCGAAAAAGAGGCCTTTAAAACCTATCGTATTTTAGAGAGACAAACCTTGGAAAAACTGGCTTTTATCGATTAG
- a CDS encoding MFS transporter: protein MTRILEKMSLLGLSLLLISAFSISTALPPMLDYYSPTFSAAQVELLVSVPSFSVVAMLLLNSFIDKWLSDRQLIVTGLLLLSSAGIFPFFVQAYPLVLLSRIAFGMGIGLINAKAIAIISQRYQGKERVQMLGIRGSMELIGGASCSLLVGQLLKIHWTFAFLIYGFGFVILIMYLLFVPTMEQVEKKQITKRKQVLNKKDLGMILGMALLAGFVICINSSISLRAPLFQVAGKTIESGQSALVLSLEQGIGIVAGLSFASLIGHFKNRLLPIVMFLLAVCLFGMSVAGNLPILILSSVGVGFFYSIILTIIFNRLSESIARNLLNKATAYVLLGCNLGSAISPYVLKLLALISPSFSWIFLAYAIVSFLLFLGFFLNAKMAKKV from the coding sequence ATGACACGAATTTTAGAAAAAATGAGCCTGCTTGGGCTATCCTTGCTCTTGATTTCGGCCTTTTCGATTTCAACAGCGTTACCACCTATGTTGGACTACTATAGCCCAACCTTTTCTGCCGCGCAAGTGGAGCTTTTAGTATCTGTCCCTTCATTTTCCGTAGTCGCGATGCTCTTACTTAATTCATTTATTGACAAATGGCTAAGTGATAGACAGCTAATTGTGACTGGGCTGCTCTTACTTAGTAGTGCTGGGATTTTTCCTTTTTTTGTACAAGCCTATCCTCTTGTCTTACTGTCACGTATTGCTTTTGGAATGGGGATTGGTCTTATCAATGCTAAGGCGATTGCCATCATCAGTCAACGTTATCAAGGTAAAGAGCGGGTTCAGATGCTAGGTATTCGTGGCTCCATGGAGTTGATTGGTGGAGCTTCTTGTTCTCTTTTAGTTGGACAATTACTGAAAATTCATTGGACCTTTGCCTTTCTTATCTATGGTTTTGGTTTTGTGATTTTGATTATGTATCTCCTTTTTGTGCCAACGATGGAGCAAGTGGAGAAGAAGCAGATTACAAAAAGAAAACAAGTTCTGAACAAAAAAGACCTGGGTATGATTCTTGGCATGGCTCTTTTAGCAGGTTTTGTCATCTGTATCAATTCTTCGATTAGTTTGCGCGCACCTCTGTTTCAAGTTGCTGGTAAGACTATTGAAAGTGGTCAATCAGCCTTAGTACTGAGTTTAGAGCAGGGAATTGGAATTGTAGCTGGACTGAGTTTCGCCTCGCTTATAGGACATTTTAAAAATCGTCTTTTGCCAATAGTGATGTTCTTGTTAGCGGTTTGTCTCTTTGGGATGTCAGTGGCTGGTAACTTACCGATTTTGATTTTATCTTCAGTTGGTGTTGGTTTCTTTTATAGTATTATTTTGACAATTATCTTTAACCGACTTTCTGAGTCTATTGCTAGAAATCTGTTGAACAAGGCGACAGCCTATGTCCTCTTAGGGTGTAACCTAGGGTCAGCCATTTCCCCTTATGTTTTGAAATTGTTAGCACTCATATCTCCAAGTTTTAGTTGGATTTTTCTAGCCTATGCAATCGTAAGTTTCCTACTTTTCCTTGGATTCTTTCTGAATGCAAAAATGGCCAAAAAAGTCTAA
- the rpsO gene encoding 30S ribosomal protein S15 has translation MAISKEKKNEIIAQYARHEGDTGSVEVQVAVLTWEINHLNEHIKQHKKDHATYRGLMKKIGHRRNLLAYLRRTDVNRYRELISSLGLRR, from the coding sequence ATGGCAATCTCAAAAGAGAAAAAAAATGAAATCATTGCTCAATACGCACGTCACGAAGGTGACACTGGTTCAGTAGAGGTTCAAGTTGCTGTCCTTACTTGGGAAATCAACCACCTTAACGAACACATTAAACAACACAAAAAAGACCACGCTACTTACCGTGGTTTGATGAAAAAAATCGGTCACCGTCGTAACTTGTTGGCATACCTTCGCCGCACAGACGTTAACCGTTACCGTGAGTTGATCAGCTCACTCGGACTTCGTCGTTAA
- a CDS encoding VanZ family protein yields the protein MAKTLKTLSNILLGILSLALSYWFYRGHLEQYVHYIAHYGSYFQVLLNLVIIVLLSYFVYAFLKLLLTRKLKKQTLLLLYFIYFLALFYLLFLKNIGTQGLSLNPLSFARELYWGSHFVPIMNLLMFIPLGLLFSSRLSNLLLCLLTLFSVESIQYFGHLGVFDLGDITLNMLGILVGTAIHQLPQFQTVIKKILS from the coding sequence GTGGCAAAAACATTAAAAACATTGAGTAACATCTTACTAGGAATCCTCTCACTGGCCTTGTCTTATTGGTTTTATAGGGGACATCTCGAACAGTACGTTCATTACATCGCCCATTATGGCTCCTACTTTCAAGTCTTACTCAACCTAGTCATTATTGTCCTACTGAGTTACTTTGTCTACGCTTTTTTGAAACTCCTTCTTACTAGAAAGCTAAAAAAACAGACACTACTCCTACTCTACTTCATTTACTTTCTTGCTCTCTTCTACCTACTTTTCTTGAAAAACATTGGTACCCAAGGTCTCTCACTTAACCCCCTTTCCTTCGCTCGGGAATTATACTGGGGCAGCCACTTCGTTCCCATCATGAACCTGTTAATGTTCATCCCTCTGGGACTCCTCTTTTCTTCACGATTGAGTAATCTCCTACTCTGTCTCCTTACCCTTTTCTCCGTCGAATCCATTCAATACTTCGGACATTTAGGAGTCTTTGATTTGGGAGATATCACCTTAAATATGTTAGGTATCCTTGTCGGAACTGCTATTCATCAACTCCCTCAATTTCAAACAGTTATCAAAAAGATTTTAAGTTAA